tctctcagatgtGTTAATTACCGTCTCAACGGTATTATACtgctattaaagggttagttcacccaaaaatgaaaattatgtcattaatgactcacactcatgtcgctccaaacccgtaagacctccgttcatcttcgtaacacagtttaagatattttagataaaggcctttgcacactgagtccgaaattcgcatgcgaaattttcgcacgttaaaaaataaattcgacctcacgttatgtcaatcacgtttgcacactgcctccgaaactttcgtccgtcaaaaaaaaatattcggatcaggttcgattttctgaGTTTTTTGCATCTgtggcacgcattttgagagacgttttgacaattcagagccaccgtacgcgaacacaaaaatccagaatgccatatgacaagttgatccacatcgtctacagcacaaaacagaagcactgaatgacaaacaacgtgaggaatacaaagagaccGAATATAAAGACGGATTGTGCCAGtagtccaagagctttctgtccctccattgaaaatgtatgtacggtagactgtccatgtccagaaaggtaataaaaacatcatcaaagtagtccatgtgacatcagtgggttagttggaatttgttgaagcattgaaaatacattttggtccaaaaataacaaaaactatgactttattcagcattgtcttctcttccggaatcctttccattgaattgattccatttaattgattccattgaatcctttcatctgtcggtgttggtaatgcacttttatgtcgccgtggttgtttttggcgattaggacatccgcgacattttgaagcatcgaaaatacattttggtccaaaaataacaaaaactacgactttattcagcattgtattctcttccaggtctgttgtcaatccgcgttcatgactccgcttcttcttctttcctgttttacagcggttggcatccagcttattggtacttgtttaccgcccccttctgctctgTAAgatgctgctgacgtgttatccggtgcgtccgagcttcgtttacagactgagggagacgcacgttgtattcaagctattctacattgtttgtattttggtattgctatattttttaaaatgttgcataagtgtgcatgtcgcggatgtcctaatcgccaaaaacaaccacggcgacgtaaaagtgcattaccaacggcgacagatgaaaggattcaatggaatcaattcaatggaatcaattcaatggaaaggattccggaagagaatacaatgctgaataaagttgtagtttttgttatttttggaccaaaatgtattttcgatgcttcaacaaattctaactaacccacttatgtcacatggactactttgtttttattacctttctggacatgggcagtataccgtacatttattttcaatggggggacagaaagctctcggactaaatctaaaatatcttaaactgtgttatgaagatgaacggaggtcttacgggtttggaacgacatgagggtgagtcattaatgacataattttcatttttgggtgaactaatcctttaagactcCGTTAGTAGCTCTGAaatgacgttttagaattagcaAAAGAGGCTTGGGATGAGATATATAAGAAATTAGTCCCACACACAAAAGTGTTTTAAGGTCAAAAACCAGAAAAATGTCCGCTTTGTGTCATGGCTGCATTACCACCttgggtgtgcattattttctaagaattcaatggccgtcgtcaattattccttacataAGAGACTTTCACATAAAAGTTTAAATGAGTTAAAGTTGATAAAGGTACACCATAACAGGCCCTCTAgcagtcaaaaaacaaaactgcatgcattttgcagaaCATAGTTTTGGTAGTGCTTCAGCTCTGTGACTGTGCGGATGAATATGGTTATCCTACTGCACACTAAAACATTCACTACAAGgcttaaagcgttagttcacccaaaaatgaaatatctgtcattaattactcaccctcatgttgttccaaacctgtaagaccttcgttcatcttaagaacacaaattaagatattttttatgaaatgcaagtttttttttaacccccatagaaagcaaagTACAGAGTCTTTATTACAGAAAAGttataaagacattgttaaaatagtcaacgtgactacagtggttcaaccttaatattataaagtgacgagaatactttttttatgcagaaaaacaaaacaaaaataatgactttattcaacaatttcttctctaccaTGTCAGTCTTGGATGCAGCTGACACAGTGAATGCAGTTCAgcacttccgtgtttacgtccgaatgcctAAAGTGGATGGGCAGTGTTTTcagaaacactttttgttatactagttgaaactctcttcacatcctgatagctatcaataatagaagtggtctaaagattaaaaaatgtatatctcttctgtggaagtctcaggaccaaaaaatgtcaaaaatgcaTTTGGTCTGAATGCAATTATAGGCCTGTCAACATATTTATTTCCATACCTCTTTGCACTCTGCTCGAGCAGACATCACACATCATCAGCATGATCCATGATGTTGTTGCTGAGTTGTAGACAGACGACAGTCACAGTGTGCCGCAAAAAAACAGCAGTTCCTCCTGAATCAAAACAAGGAGCTTATGTTGCTTTCTCGCCATTACCGtaattaagagatggcaaccttggagctgttcacgtcctcggaCTCAGAATTATGCGTATCTATGACAACAACACTATCAACAccgaaattaatctgcagcagtcaggcgGTACAAGTCagagtttattattattaggttcAGGCGTGCcgttggcacgggggacaggggggtcaggacccctgcagttttgaaaagacagaaatcgccctccgcacttttgataagggctgcttcacaatatatcatcttttagcttgggatattttctttcaatgagtttttgttcataaataatcaactgttttgtcgcagatgtgaacagaaaatgcgctctcgaacagagaaacacgcaatctccaaaccatcgatcacagcgtgctaacgttttaggacaggtcaatggtatataaatcatggcCGAATGTTAGCGTTTATCAATCATGCAGATGGAGACATacaaaaatagtttttatttgagAGAAAATTGTGTTAAAAGTACCATGGTCAACAGACAGCATGCATGcaatttgaaacatttttgGAGAGAAGcacaaattttaaaacaaacccCAAGTTAATacaattagtaaaaaaaaaaaaaaatacaaaaaaaaactggattGTTTTTATGTCATGATTTCTGCAAGTATTTGGACCCTAACAAGTATTTccctaacaacaacaacaacaacaataataataacaataggAAGAATAAGAATAgttataaatacaataaaatataaatacttcCTGTCTTTTCTTTTATCCTGACAGCAAATCGATCACTTTTCAGGATTTAAAGGAAGACCTGGAAGGTGGTTCAAATTGCAATAGAGTCCCGTCTATACTACTGTAAACATATTTTTCCTCCATATATTCTCATACAGGTCTGTTGGCGATTTCTTCCGTTAAGCAGGTATCCTCAGATGGAGCTCCACTGTTTGCATCGGTCACTGTAAAAATAGAGAGATCTGTGAATGTGATGCAGTAAAgagtatatttattattaggcCAATGTAACTGACCACAAACAAACCTCTGATTGGTTGCATCTCTGCAGCCTCTACTTgggtttgatttgattttgaaCAGCCAACTGGTTCGGAGATATAAGATATAATAGTTGGACAAATATTTTAGGTATAAATAcagatatttcaaataaatattttggagATTCTGGTAATGCCTACCTTTACATTTTATAGTCCCTATGATTGCTGCGACTATAGTGACTGCAAGGACTGTGATGACAGCAGCAGGAATCCACCACTGGGTGGAGCTCTCGGACAGTCTTTTAGCTGCGGGCCAGAAACAACTTGTTTGTATAGTCAAGGAAATGGGAAGAAAATACGTTCTTAGTTGAAAATAAAGATTATTTAGTCTTCAAGAAAGATTAATAAAATTTCAACATCCCATCTTGCTGTTTAGTTAGCTGAAATAATCATCCACCAAAGACTGTGTTCAAGAGATATGGTGCTGAGGTAAAATCATTGTTATTTACAGATTCGAGTAgctcattgtttttttttttttcttatgcagTGCATTTGTAATGTATGTTTTAGTGATAAATCATTAAACTATTAGTTTCTTCAAAATAATATACgtccatagtatggaaaaaatactatggaagtcaatggtttccgaaattcttcaaaatgtcttcttttgtgttcaacagaaggaaactcgtacagatttggaacaacttgaaggtgagtagttataaattacagaattttcatttttgggtgaattatctcTTTACCGAATCACATTTCACGACCCAATCTCATAAGGAAAATTGAACTACAACGTGGTGATATCATGTCAATTCATATGATTTCATTCGTATGATttgtatgatttaaaaaaaaaacctaaacctTGCCATCAGTGGGGAGTAAGCAgattgtaataaatgttttataaagaaaaaataatgttatttgtgaaatttaattattaaaattataaatgtggtGTAAGTTCATGATGGTGGTTTACAGGGTATAACATGCTCTCACCAGTCATTGGTATGATGTTGACCCTTGTACGGACCTCATGTTTGGTTTGGAGAGCAGAGAGGATGCAGGTGTAGGTACCAGTGTGCTCCAGGCTCAGCGGGTTGCGTAGCTGCAGTGAGCCGTCCCCACCTTGACCCCTGGGGGTCACCAGTTGCACCTTCTCCTTCCAAACGCTGGAGCTCAGCTGTGTGAGGCTGTCATATGTGTAGATGGTTGAGGACTTGTGTCCTTTGGTGAAGGACCATGTCAGTGTGAAGTTCTGCAGTTTCCATGGGGCCTTGCAAGGGATGTTGAAGTCCTGACTTTCAACGCTAAATATTTCTGTTCAATTGAAAATTGGTTAAAATACTAACTAGGTGCCATTTGAAAGGTCAGTAAGGTGGGAGAAACATTGTGGTACACTATGCTCTCTCGTCTGCATGTAATTGTTTGGTCGGTGATGGAAATATTTGGTGATGCAATGTCTtgtaataatgatgatgatgaaatgCAATGTAACTTGTCCAGACAATTATGAGTTTACTCGGTGAGATCAAACCTTTCTCCTGCAGTGATGTCTTCCATGTCTGAGACCTGTAGAATGATTGGACGAGGCAGATGTAGGTCAGATCTTCCAGCTTCCTGATCTTGCTCTCCACCGAGTACCGGCCTTGTTCGTCAGACGTTTTGCGTGTGAAGGTTTTGAGGGCGTCAGGCAGAACGGCTGGCTCTGTGAACAAGGTTACACGAGGAGCAGGATAGACGTCTCGGGTGGAGCATATGACTTCCTCAAAACCACTGAGACGTGTCGTCTCTAGGCTCACTGAGCAGATAGGGGCTGGAATGACAGagttatttgttgttgttgctattgttgttgtttatggTGTCGTTATCATTTTTAAGTCTCGTatgatgtgctttttttttttaaagcttttttaaaGGCACAGACCACATGTTGTCTAATATAGCTGACAGGGAGTCTATGGCAGTTTGGATAAAAGTTGTGAAAAGTTGCACTTACGTTCTGTTTATAACTTGTCACAGTTAAGTAATGGTAAAataattaggggttcaagcgtGTTGTGCGGATTCGATCGCCGCCATTCTGTCGAAATTTTGGAgtaatttggatttttttttaaaaaacctgcttttgcgaactagtcctaggtttttggcccaGTTGGAAATAAACCAGAGTTTGAATGTCAGcaattaacaaaaaaagttgtaatttcAATTCACAGCACAcctatgtaagagctcattctgtggtcgtGTGAAAAAGGACGCGatgactggccacttggtggtgcTGTAACAGGAAAAAAACTTGAAAACGGCTGTAACTTCTTAACTGTTAGTCCAATTGACtacgtatctcaaaaaacatggccacCATCGGCCTATGAAGAttgagcagctatcagacaaggcgaacggaggccgatcggaacgaaactcgctgggcctgtttgactcaTGGCCCTAAGGCCTGTGAGAAATTTGAAAGAAAACGGCTACAGCGTTTTTCATgcgcaaattttttttttaacacgcCCACAACATTCAgaccacatggtagaactctTCATTCTaagcaactttgcctctaggactgcCGCTGTCCATcaaataatttgttaaatattggaaattatttaaaaaactaactttggtgaactagtcctaggtttttggctcaacctcgaTAACCATTAAAAATCTTTATAAACCATTAATTTCCTATGGGAAATTGCCAGTATTGGCTGTAattggtcttttccatctatgatcaaggtggttacaggcttgctaattaaaacattataccCTTTTTACGCATGTGCTAATaggccttaaaggtgccctagaattttttttaaaagatgtaatgtaagtctaaggtgtcccctgaatgtgtctgtgaagtttcagctcaaaataccccatagattttttttattaattttttgaactgcctattttggggcatcattagaaatgagccgattcagggtgtgtggccctttaattctcgtgctccacgccccaagagctcgcgcttgccttaaacaacatttaaaaaaaagttcaaacagctaatataacccttaatggatctttacaaagtgttcgtcatgcagcatgtctaatcgcgtaagtacagtgtttattttgatgtttacattgattctgaatgagtttgaggctatgctccgtggctaacggctaatgctacactgttggagagatttataaagaatgaagttgtgtttatgaattatacagactgcaagtgtttaaaaatgaaaatagtgacggctcttgtctccgtgaatacagtaagaaacaatggtaactttaaccacatttaacagtacattaacaacatgctaatgaaacatttagaaagacaatttacaaatatcactaaaaatatcatgatatcatggatcatgtcagttattattgctccatctgccatttttcgctattgttcttgcttgcttacctagtctgatgattcacctgtgcacagatccagacgttaatactggctgcccttgtctaatgcctttcataatgttgggtacatgggctggcatatgcaaatattgggggcgtacaccctgactgttacgtaacagtcggtgttatgttgagattcgcctgttcttctgaggtcttttaaacaaatgagacttatataagaaggaggaaacaatggagtttgagactcactgtatgtcatttccatgtactgaactcttgttatttaactatgccaaggtaaattcaatttttgaatctagggcacttTTAAAGTGTTTGAACCCCGATAactgctgctcgcagctatattgtTTCTTTATGATTGCAAAACTCTTAACCATAAATTTGTGATAGCCTACCTTCTACCTTGACTATGATGAAGTGCTCACTGGTTTCTCGACTGCTGGTAACAAGACACCTGTACTTCCCCCTGTCCTGTGGGCCGCTCTTCTGAATATGAAGTGATGCATTACCAGAGGAAATCACTTCAGTGAATAGTGACGTCCTGCCATTGTAGTGTTGATCAGGCCGATCTAACAGGCCGCTCCCGTGTTTATAACTGTGGATCAGAACATCCTGTCTGAACCAGTATACGATCTCATCTCCAACTGCGTCAAAGACACATGGTAGGACACAGTCTTCTGAGAACATGCAGGTTACTTGGACATCTAGATTTGTGGCAAAGAGGAAAATGTAAGTGTTTACATGTGCAAAAAGTGATTTCTCTCACACCCGAGGTGAACAAAAATGCTTTTAGAAGTCAAGATGTCAGATATTTTGTCTTGTCTAATCTTCAGTCACTCTGAAAGTTTAAGTTCTAtataaatctgtttaaatggaTCAAATACGCAAGTATCATTTTCATGGGAGGGCACGATCTGTTCTTGTTTCTTGAGTCGATACATCTTGAGATCTACAAATTAACCTGAAAATATTTAGGTCATAGTTCAAAAACAGGGCTGAAATGCTGGTTTCTTGTGTGACCGATAAACATCAGGCAATTAATCAGGCCAATGTTTTGGTTTTCAGACAGTTTTGTATgacttttaaacagactacaggctgtttaaaagttgtttttactAAATATGTCAAATGTTAGTCACACAGATAAAAAATGCTGTCTAATAAAAACGCTGTGCTCAGTTTCTTTTAGCTCAGCACTTTTGACTTGAGGTCTTATTTTAAAGCATGTAATGACTTCATGGTGTCTGAGACGATGAATTGCTCAATTAAACCAGGGAATCATGTGAAAAATGTTCTAGAGAAGCTGCACTGGCCTACAGAAGTGAAAGTGTTATGTTAAGTCATGTATTAAGGGAATATTACCTGGAGTTTTCCCAGTTGTATCAGCAATAATCCACACCAATATCAAATTTAAAGTCCAAGAATGTGCTGCTGCCATCACTCTCTTTTTTAAGCCttgaaaattaaatgaatacacTTCATCTTCTGTATATAAACAATAAATCATTATTAACCAGAGAACTACTGCTTTCTGGCAAAATATCAGAAAGATTGAAACTTTTAAGAATTCATTTTGCAGACTCTGCAGCCAATTTAAAGAACACTAGCATCAGTATAGTTCAGTGTTTTGTCAGATATTTGAAGATTTTGACTTTACCCTTTATTTCTATGACATTTTGCATTAAGCTTGAGCTTAATCctcatattgtttttattttgtgtgaaaTATGTCTATCACATTCTTTCTTTTGTAAGTAGAATCTTCCAGATCAGGTTCACTCTTGAGATTACTCATGATAACAGAGCATTTGAAGACAGAAATCTTCTAACATACTAAGAAATTCAATTTAACAAAACAACTCACACACCCCTGTTTAGGAGCACACAaagcaataatataaaatgattCACTTTACACACTTCAGAATTAAACAAATCTCAAAAGCATAATGATAAAACTTAAATGATTCTCTGGTCTCTCTTTAATGATTAGTTAATTAGAAAAGTAATGATACTGTTTCAGGCCCTCTAAGGCTTTAACTGCGTATTATATGTTGTGGTTATGATTCAAAAGGCAGACTTACGTGTGTGTTTTGATTGTGGATGGAAGCCTCTTCTCTGATGGTGAACTAGATTCTGACTAGACTGACTTGTTTATTTTAAGAATACACACTTTCATAGTTATCAGTAGGCCTGCCACTTTAGGGCTGTTACATGAATGGGTGGAGTTAGCGAAAAACACTTTTTCACTGAAAATATAGAATGTTCTTATATACCTCTTgcatgtaattttgtaatttgtaaatAATTTCGATCTTTTAGGctttttttatgcaaaataaatttgtatttatttcgataaaaaaaaaaaaaaaactgaacccAAACTTTCGAAAAGTAGTACATCTCATGAAATTTTCACaatatttaatgatttaattatgTGTTTTCCCTTGTTGGGGTGGCACTAAAGGTAAATAGGATGAAATTTAACAATATtcttatgaaatatatattattcccatgaaagttaaattattacactgtttatttatatatatttgatattttataagTTGCCCTCAAATAAAAATAGGCATCATATACATTATACAATGGGCTCCAGAAATATTGACACAATGGTACCCTTGGTAAAAATGAGcgaatatttgtttttgcacTTTCTCCTCTTAGTCTTTCACTCAAAATATTCAGAAAAATCTAACCCttaatgaaagtgaaagtgacgtagccaagtatggtgtcccaaactcagaatttgtgctctgcatttatcCCTTCCAAGTGCACGCACACAGCAGTGAGCAAtgaacacccacacacacacacacacacacacacacacacacacacacacacacacacacacacacacacacacacacacacacacacacacacacacccacccacctacacagcaaaaactgcagtgttaaattaactctccTGGGAGTATATGTGAGACcatactcaagagtgttaaagtgTTAATATAAGAGTCttaaatgaacactgaagcgttgttaaagttaatgagttaATTAAGGGATTaacagtgatgattgaccaCTATTGAAGATACCtgatgttaacaagcagaatcaccaaaggagaaaatcacaatttttaagtttaatGATTAATGATTTAATTATGTGTTTTCCCTTGTTGGGGTGGCACTAAAGGTTAATAGGGTaaaaattaacaatattaatcatcattaaatcattttttttctgaaatatatGTATTCCACAATTATTGGAACCCCTTCATTTCATACTTTGTGCAACCTCcctttgccaagataacagctgtGGATCTGCTCCTATAATGTGTAATAAGGTTGATGAGCATATGGCAAGAGATTTGAGaccattcctccatacagaattTCTTCGGATCCTTCAGATTCAGAGGTCCATTCTTATGGACTCTTTTCTTTGTTTCATTCCACAGGTTTTGTATGTTTGGTCTGCTATGTTCATGGCAAAACCTTCATTCTGTGGTCAGTCAACTATTCTGTCATTCATTTTGAGATGTGcgttggatcattgtcctgctggAAGACCAAACCACAGCCCAGTTTAAACTTACTGACAGGTTCAGTCAGGTGTTGATTTAATATCTGCTGGTACTTGGAGTTTATAATATGTATCCTAACAAGTTGTCCAGGGTCTTTGGAAGAAAATGAGCCCTACAGCATTAAAGATCCATACCCTTCTACATAGTTTACATGGACCTCATTTACATGGGGATGAGGTACTTTTCTATGAAAAACCCACCTCTGGTGTATTTCCAAAAAGCTTTATTTTAGTCTCATCTGGCCATAAAACCCAGTCCCTCTGAAAGTTCTAGTAACACCTGGCAAACTGTAGGTGGATAAGATTGCTGTCTCCAAAGACTTTTTTATTGCAATCTTCCCAAACAAATTGTGGTTTTATAGGTGAGGTCTAGTCATAGTTTTGGAGACTTTCTGACCCCAAGAACCTACTACCATCTGCAGTTCTCCAACTTTGATCCTTATAGTTTGTTTGGCGACTCAAACCATCCTCCTCGGTGCGAGTGGGGCCAATATAGATACTCTGCCAGGTAGAT
The nucleotide sequence above comes from Chanodichthys erythropterus isolate Z2021 chromosome 23, ASM2448905v1, whole genome shotgun sequence. Encoded proteins:
- the hhla2b.1 gene encoding HERV-H LTR-associating protein 2 yields the protein MAAAHSWTLNLILVWIIADTTGKTPDVQVTCMFSEDCVLPCVFDAVGDEIVYWFRQDVLIHSYKHGSGLLDRPDQHYNGRTSLFTEVISSGNASLHIQKSGPQDRGKYRCLVTSSRETSEHFIIVKVEAPICSVSLETTRLSGFEEVICSTRDVYPAPRVTLFTEPAVLPDALKTFTRKTSDEQGRYSVESKIRKLEDLTYICLVQSFYRSQTWKTSLQEKEIFSVESQDFNIPCKAPWKLQNFTLTWSFTKGHKSSTIYTYDSLTQLSSSVWKEKVQLVTPRGQGGDGSLQLRNPLSLEHTGTYTCILSALQTKHEVRTRVNIIPMTAKRLSESSTQWWIPAAVITVLAVTIVAAIIGTIKCKVGCSKSNQTQVEAAEMQPIRVTDANSGAPSEDTCLTEEIANRPV